The Triticum aestivum cultivar Chinese Spring chromosome 5A, IWGSC CS RefSeq v2.1, whole genome shotgun sequence genomic sequence TCCTTGTAGCCGTACCGCGCCACGCAGCGGAACATGTGGAAGTTCTTGGGGCCAATCCGCTTCACCAGGAACCGCTCGTCCAGCGGCACTGTGTACACCGGCAGGTACTTGACGCAGACGAACACCAGGGTGGAGTGGATCGCCGGGAGGTTGGTGATGAAGTGTGAGAAGATGTGGGGGACGCCGCTCGCCAGCTCCGTGTACACCAGACCTATCCCGGGTACCCGGACCAGGCCGAGGCTCGGGCCAAGGCCTAGGATCCACGCCATGGACACCTTGCTGTGCATCTCGAACTCGTAGCGCTTGAGCGTGCCGTAATGCcacacatacatgacgaggaggatggcggcggcaAACACGAGAGGAACCCAGCCGCCCTGGTCAATCTTCTTCATGACGGCGGTCAAGTACGGGATCTCGACGACCAGTGACAGCGCCGTGAAGAGGACGACCAAGGCCCAATGGCTGCGCCATACCAGCAGCATTATGGGGACCATGAGAAATGTTGTCACAAGCATGACCATTATCACAGCTGTACCTGTTTTTGCAGCATGCAACACTCATGTTAGCAACAGAGCAGAAACACACATCGCAACCGctgaaattttggaaaaaaatacaAGTATTTCATTTACCATAAGCATTTGCAATCTGGGACTGATTCTTGAATCCAGCGGTGACGGCAATACAGAGAATCATGAGGATCCAATTAATATCAGGACTGTATATCTGGCCAAGATACTTCTTCGATGTATGGATGATCTTCACCCTGGGGAAGCATCCCACCGCTAGCGCTTGCTTGATAATTGAGTACGTCGCGGAAATGGTTGCCTGGCTAGAAACTATTGCAGCAGCTGTTGCAACGACAAATGCTGGCCAAAGTATACGCTCTGCGCCAAATAATCGTGTCACTATGTATAACCAATACAGCAATCACTTAATCGGGGAATTCCCTATGTCCGAATTTTACCTGGAAGAGAAAAATAGAAGGAGTGGGAGACTTTGTCTTTGTGCATGGCTATATATGCAGCTTGACCAGTATATTGCAAAAGAAGACATGGGAACACAACCGTAGTGAAAGCAATCTGCGTTTCGAAATGATAAAGGATGTTAGCAAGCAAACTGACTGATTAAAGTACTCATGTGAAAGTTATATTGGTAGATCTACAACCTCTAACAAAATAAAACTGAGTGCATTCCTCTTAAAATGCAGATTAATATATGCATAGCGAAGAACAATCACAGCCAACATATGGTACCTGAATAGCTTGTACGGGAAAATATGAAAGGTCAGCAAACAGTGCTTCTGTCCCTGAACCATGAGCCAAACAGTCAGGTCAGGTTATTGCCAGGTTAAAAGGACAAGCCACCATATGAAATAAGGTAAGAATTCCAGACCTGTTATGCTGAGCATAATTCCTCCCAGGGAAGCCCAGCTAGTCTTCCCTCGCTTAAAATAACGATATACATAAACAGGATTGAATGCCTTGAGAACCGACCTATCATATGTATAAATGTTTACAGCCCCCAGGATTCCAATAAGTATGAACCAAACAAATACTATTGGTGCAAAAAGCCAGCTGACTTTGTCTGTGCCATAGTGCTGCATACTGAACAGTCCAATCAGTATCACCACGGAGACTATTACAACCACATCTGTCATGGGAAAATAATAAAATGAGTCAGCTAATCATAGGTCTAACTCGGTATTATTTGTATAACATTAACTGTTCCCATGCACACCAGCACTACAAAGTTCCTACAATAAAAGGCAATGCTTCAAATCACAGTTAGAATGTTAAGCTTATCATTACACAGAGAAAAGAATATGGTGAATTATTTAAAGTTGGAATCAACAGTTCTGGTTAAATTAACATCAATTGCAAATTTTGGCATCCTCCTCTGAGATGCACATGGTAAAGCTAATAAAAGCAGAAAACTGTAGTAATTTCAAATTGCACATGTACCATTTCCCATTCTGGGCTCTTCGACCTTTATTCCACCAGTTGCAGAAAGAACTGCAAATTGTACAGCAGTTGTTAATATCAAGTCACTTGGGTTATTGGGTAAAACTTAACAGTAGAATTATGGAATTACAAGCATCACAAAGAAGATATGTAAAACAGCTAAAATTGAAAGAAATCAGTAAAGCAACACTTGTCTGTTGTGGACAAAAATGATACGGAGTAGCTGGTAATCTCAGATGCTCCATCTAGCACTCTACAGGCAGCTATGTACAAGGATCGTTATCGTTATCTGTACAGGTTTATCATTCCCTAGCTTGTGATTTTTATACTAGTATGGTAGTTAAGGACTTAAGAGATTGGGATCAAGTAAGTTATGAAAGATAAGATTAGTTTCTTGAGTTAGGGGCAAGCCCTCTTACATAAGGGCTGCCACATCCTCTGGTTGAAATAAGCAGAGAATAAACCAATATTCCCAAAATCTTTCTCCTTTCCGCCCCTGAGTGCAGCTGCCTTCGCAGCTCTTGGGGCCACGGTGACTTCGAGCAAGCCCTAGAGCCATTATTGCCAGGTCGTGTACTGGATACATGACATCTTATATCATGAAAATGGTTTATGCAATTGCTTCGCATCTCATTGCAAACCAATTGGTGTAATATGCTTCAAATAAATATCTGGCATGCATTTTTTCCCAAATATTTCTGGTTTTTGGTAATATAATATGATTCTTAGTAGGCCAAAGATAGGTTCATGTCAGGCTGAAAGCTCCCCGTTCTCCTAACAATATCATTTTTGAGAAATCTGATACTCCATGAAACATGCATGCACTCACCTGATATGGCAGGAGTGAGAATTCCATCTCCAACAGCCATGCAAGTACCAAAAAGTACAAGAATAAGAATGACATTCTTTCTGAGTTGGTGCCCCTCTAACCATCTTTTGATCTTTGCAGCAAGAGACTTCTCATGATATGTCTGACGGCTGTATGTTGTTAGGTCTTCATCGGTTTTATGTTGATTGGGAATAATGCTTATCTTTGCATGCCGGCAAAGCAATGAATAAAGAGCAAAAGTTCCACCTGAAATTACAGAAAAGCTATTAGAAGATGCAGAGAAACACAAGGGGTGCTGAAATAGCAGTAAACTCATAAGCATCCCTATTTTAGGCAGAGTGTCTGTGCAACGCAATGGTGTCTTATACTAACATATGTGTCTTATTGTCTATGGCACACTAAACTTTGTGCCCTACTTGGGGCAGCCGCACAGACAAAACTTGTGGCAACTAAGCAGAAGAACACGGGTCCATCTTAGAATGATGGCTTTATTGTCTATTATCAGCCTTTTCTGATGATAGGATTACTTAAATACAAACCAACTTATTTTTACATGGGAAGGATAACTAGTTTTATTTTTGTTCGAAGTGTTAAGAAAAATCTCTTTATGTGGGACAGTAGAAAGTTTAGAGCCGAACCAATAGAAGGCCTACATAACTGTAATGTTGCATGGATTTTAGGAAGCTCTTGACCAGAATTTCCTCTGTATGACCATACATTAGTTTTTCATTTTCAGGTGGTCTTCAGATGTTCATAGAACATGCTGTATGTATTACTGCATTATCTCAAACAAATAAGACAGACCAGGACCAGCTATGAACAGTTTAACATTTCCATAACTGAGGCAGAAATTCTTACCTTGGCCATTATCGCTTGCCCTCAAGACGATAAAAACATATTTAACGAGTGGAATGAGAGTAAGCGAGTAGATAATAAGCGAGAGTGCCCCAATAATTTGCTCGGTGTCTTCTATCTTCTCAGGAAAGATGTTGTAGAAAACATAAAGAGGCGATGTGCCTAAATCCCCAAACACCACACCAAGGCTTTGGAAAGCTAGTTGTAGCATCAAAACTGTTGGATAGGTCTGCACATACAACAGGGGGGGAAACAGGGCAAAAACAAAATTACTTAGCATACTTTATCTATTCATTTTTTTTCAGAAGTTCAAAATAAAGACACCAAATGACTCTGCATCTTAGGCAAAGCATATAGATAATTATCAGGGAGAATGCTCTACAAAACACAAAACTGTGATGTTCAATGCTAAAGCCATGTTGTTAAGAAAGCACATTAGGTGTTCCATGACCTTTATGGATTGTGTCAAACAAAATACTGCATCCTATTGGCTAAGGTTCAGATATAGAAAACTGACAAATACTTGGATGATGATAGCAATCACCTTTTCTCTGTACATATTCCTCAGtctcccggcctctgcatccatGGGCTGATCAAGACTCTTTTCCAGCTCCCACATCGCCCCCTTGCTGGTGTCTTCATTCGTCGAAACGGTCTCCATGAGGTTCAGATTTCAGGCCAGTCAATCAGCAGCAGAAGTATGTCACAAACTGCAGGCATAAAGAAGTCAAGAACTATCTCAGTCTATTGCTGCACAGAGTACATGACCACCAACGACAACATATCTCATTTTGATTACGAATCTAAACGAGAACATGTGGTTCCAAGACCAAGAGGCTCAGAAACAGTCAAAGGTAACCACAAAAATCCAGATGTTCAATCAAATTAGTTCTCCAGATTTGAATCCGAGCACAAGACTCCAGCTGCATACATACACATACAGGAGAGCAAGGCCGGGGCGAAGACCAGAGGGTTCCAAAAGGCACAGAGGCAGTCAAAAGCAACCAGAAAGGTCCAGATGTTCAAATCTGTTCACGAGAAAGATTCGGGGGGCCGGGACGGCGAGCACCTGCCTCAGGGGACCAGCGACACCTCGTCAACCATGCGTGGCAATGAGCTCGGCCGGTTCCGGCGAGGACGGAGggacgccgccgcggccgccggtgAGGAGCTCGGCCGGTTCCGGCGGGATGGGCGCCGCCAGGTGTGGGGAGGGCCGGGGAGAAAAGTTGGAGTTTTGCTTCTTGCGGCGCAGTCTTTCTTTTTCTGTCAGAGTTTCGGATGTGGAGCAGAGAGGAGTGGAGATGATTTGGAACTTGTCGCTATACGGCGTGTCTCCAATAATTCGAGGAGCATAAATGGGAGCCATTGATTGGCTTATTGTTATTGCGCTGTCAAAttcgttttatttttatttattttcgagGAACCGGCAGGAGCGCTGTCAAAATCATGCACAATGTCAACATCAGCGTATGGGGTGTTTGTTAATCCACCCAAACCTTAGCATAAAAGTCAAAACCGAATTCTTTTTGTGCCATGTCGATGTCACCCATGTTAGTGAGTTTGCGAGTTTTGTTATCCTTGAGAGGTTGTCTCGGCAAGTTAGTCATTGTATACATGGTGACGGCTTACCTCGGCATACTATAATGGAATTTTAACTTGTCTATGGCTACTTAGATTGTTAGTTAAGTGATGATGGTGGTACTTTGCGAAGAAAAAAAAATGATGATGGTGCGTCATTCGCTTGTTCATCATGTAAGACAAGACAACTGGCGTTCTGAATAGGATCCCGATGCTAGCGGACACGGTTGTCCGCATCATGATCCAAATAATTAAACCACCGTCTTTGAAAACGACTTGGCACGAGATGAATCATGCCACCACATACGAGAGAAACCTAATCAAGATTCTTATCGGAGGCAATAAGACAACAACAGGAACCTAATGACAACTTATTTTCTGTTTGCATTTGAAATAATCTAAGTGGGCACACAATTTATTTTTTGAGAAGTTCTCTAAGTGGATCCACACGGTAGCATGTCTCTTCTTTCCTTGAAAAAGACATGCCCACAAGATTAAACAAGGGGATTTATGCCAACATTTGGCCCAACCATGAACCATCCATCTGCCCCATGAAAGGCCCACCAAACTAGAATGTGTGGATTGAGCTCTTATGTGCCGCTTTAGGATCCCTCAAAAAAATGTGTTGCTTTTGGGCAGTTGCGATTCAATATTAATATAAATGGGGTCTTAAACTTTGGTATATTTTTTCATCTATAATTCATATTTTATATAAAAGTTTTTTTATTAGTAAAAAAATGTTGTAAAAATGTTTTATGTTTATCAGTTCAGAATAAAATTTTAATGTGTTGTCTAAGGGCTATTCCTATATGTGATAAAAAGTGTACTATGACTTAGGAAAAATGTTCATGGTCTGAAAATGAAAATATGAATGTGTTTCAAAATaaatgttcatgcatcataataaCATTATCCGTGTTCATGAATAAAATATGTTTGTATATAAAAAACTAATATATatcaaaataaaaaatatatatgttTTGAAAAGAACATCTATTTGTGGAAAAGATAGAGTTATGAAAACTTAATTAAATGTATAATTAAAAATATTCATGCATCTGCAATAAAATTAAGGAAACGGTAAAaacaagaaaatgaaaaaaaataaaactaacaaATTTAAAATGAAAAAAcctgaaaaaaacagaaaatggaaggaaacaaaaaagagagaggcaacaaatatgaaaaaaaaaatgTTGAGTTTAACCTTTGAATTTTCCAATAAACAACCATGGAGATGTTTCTTTTTGCCTTTTTAGGTCTACGGGTCCAATGTGACTAATACTATGCACGTATTGCTAAGAAAATTTTGTCAGGAGATATGGTCTACCTTTTGTCGTCAAAGAAGAAAGGAAAATGGCTCACCGGAACCCTCTTGACTGTATTTTATGAAGCGTGCAGATTCTCTACTTTGTTGTGACAAAGGCATCCCTGACTTTGCCACATGATCAAGAATGAAAGGATGGGATTGTTGCAAGTACTGTTCTGAGCACTGTTCATAGCAAATCATTAGTTGGTCCTGTTgtagcaagtactccctccataaTATTACATCTTCCATTATGAGACAGGGGGAGTACTGATTATAGCGCTTGTAGTATCTAATCTGGGTCACTTCAATCTGACAGATGAAATTGAGCAAAGGTAACAAGTCAGAGAATCCATAGAGTGTATGAAGGCGCGTGGGAGCGATAACTTTGACAACTAGACAATACCCCGCGCGTTGCAGTGGGATGATAGTGTAATAAACAATTTGAAAGAGAGGGGCACATTGTAAGGAGAAAAGGagtatgaaaataataataaaaaagaaatGTTTTGCGGCAGAAGATGGCTTGGATTTAATGTGCAACTCTGAAATCAACTTACTTAGTACGATCAGTTCTCTAACCAAATTTGTAGAGGATCATACCTTTGTTCACCTCAATGGAAAGAAGACAATAAATATGATGTGCCGCTAATAGAAAAAGTAGCAATTAATACTACAATACAAATTACATGTCTGCATCTTGAATGAACTCATAGCGCTAATCTTTCTCGGATATGTGACTTCGTTTAACTTACGTAGTGCTATATGTATGTATAGCATCTAGGTCGTAAAATAGACGTAGTGGTAGTTTATACTAGAAATAGTACAAAGGAAGCACGAGATTTAAGAGTCATACCTGAATAATGGTGTTTCTCCCATTTACAACAACGGGGTGTGCTACAGTTGAATCAACAGATGTTGTGAGGAGTAGGTGGAGCGTGCAGGCGGTGGCCAATCAGGTATCCTAGTGGCGGTGACGCAATGCAATAACCTGCTCATGTAGCGGACAAAAATCATATCGATGATGAGTGGTGGAGAAATAGTAAGAGATGTGGGACGCGTGCATGTTTGACCCTGTTAGGCTGCATGACACTACGGGCCAGATGGCCTGATCAAGGTGGCTTCATGGTGTTGCCTGCGGCAACATCCTCAGCGGCAATGCGCCCCGACCGCGGTGCACCCGTCCGATTTGGTCGGCATGGTTGATGACATGTAGGTCTTCACCCTCTCGTCCTGCCCATTGTTGTCCCTATCTCGGCATCGACGTTGTTCACGGCCACAAAAAAATCGGTGCCATCATCTTCACACACCAACGTCAGCCTTTGAACCTCTAGGCACGTACAATCGTACAGTACCCATGTTGGTCTGGCTTATGCGAAAgagatccagcaagggaaggataAAATTCATTAATCCTCGTTAGGTGATGAGGTCGTTGCTATTTATTAGAACTCATGTGAGAAGGACATGTTATGAGGGAATGAAGCGATACCTTCAGCTATTACTCCCATGCTTGTTTCGTAGAGAAGTTGAATATCAATGAGATAGTGGGGATGTGAACAACCAACCATTTCTGCTGCTTCTTTTTCCATGGAGGAGATAGTGGACTCACAATTAGTAAAGTGAagcaaagaaaaaaacaaaacatAAGTGATGACATGGCATCACGGTAGAGGAGGAAAATTCAGTAGTTTAATCGCATGCTTGCTAATATGTCATGATAGCCGAGTTGGCATTTGTGCATGTCAAGATAAATAGAATACTAAGGATGACTCTCTCCCCATGCGTTGATGCGATATCTTTAAAAAAATGCGTAAGTAGTTGCTAAAAATAACTAAATCTAATGGAAAAAGTATAAGCTTGAAAATCACTAAAAGAAAATGTCTAAAATAGAATAAAACCTTTTGAATTACAGTTAAAGATTTCATTTTGAACAAAAATATGAATGATGACTAACATGAATATGTAACGTGGTAGCGTTACATGCATAGACTAATGCAAAAAGAATTATAAATTATAAATTAAATGCATGACTCGCTTATGTAGCAGATTTTCATGGCTTAGTGAAACGAGAAGACTTAAATACATTGCTTACTGTGATGTTGAGGTGCTTATGTGGCAGATTTTGTATGGCTTAGTGGGAGAGAAGAATTAAATACATTGCTTAGTGGGACATTGAGGTGGACACTTTGCATGTTGAGAAAATTGGGACCAACTTCTTAAGAATTTAAGATGTGAAAAAAATCAATCTCTATAACACTAAGCTCCCTAGGTTTAAAGAGCCCACATTCAATCGAGGTCTCCAATTATAATTGGGTCATTGATTTTGACTGGATCAATAATTTCGCAAATCTCTCTCATTCAATTCTTTTGTAGTATAGACCATGTTTTCTAATTTTAAGACCTCACAAttaattgaggtattcaatttagaATTGTGACATACGGCTTTGACAAGGCcaacaatttctcaagctcttcAGTTTAATTCTTTTAATACACTATGTTTCCCTAATTTTGAAGCTCTTTAATTCAATCGAgtattcaattttggatttggttTACGATTTTGATCGGGCCAataatttttcaa encodes the following:
- the LOC123104845 gene encoding potassium transporter 18 — its product is METVSTNEDTSKGAMWELEKSLDQPMDAEAGRLRNMYREKTYPTVLMLQLAFQSLGVVFGDLGTSPLYVFYNIFPEKIEDTEQIIGALSLIIYSLTLIPLVKYVFIVLRASDNGQGGTFALYSLLCRHAKISIIPNQHKTDEDLTTYSRQTYHEKSLAAKIKRWLEGHQLRKNVILILVLFGTCMAVGDGILTPAISVLSATGGIKVEEPRMGNDVVVIVSVVILIGLFSMQHYGTDKVSWLFAPIVFVWFILIGILGAVNIYTYDRSVLKAFNPVYVYRYFKRGKTSWASLGGIMLSITGTEALFADLSYFPVQAIQIAFTTVVFPCLLLQYTGQAAYIAMHKDKVSHSFYFSLPERILWPAFVVATAAAIVSSQATISATYSIIKQALAVGCFPRVKIIHTSKKYLGQIYSPDINWILMILCIAVTAGFKNQSQIANAYGTAVIMVMLVTTFLMVPIMLLVWRSHWALVVLFTALSLVVEIPYLTAVMKKIDQGGWVPLVFAAAILLVMYVWHYGTLKRYEFEMHSKVSMAWILGLGPSLGLVRVPGIGLVYTELASGVPHIFSHFITNLPAIHSTLVFVCVKYLPVYTVPLDERFLVKRIGPKNFHMFRCVARYGYKDIHRKDDDFEKMLFSSLLLFIRLESMMEEYSDSDEYSALDQQELIDEVSSDARSAADLSYASRDSIVPVRSPNRLGAMSSAQATTATPGFETVGDEVAFLNSCRDAGVVHILGNTVIRARRDSGPLKKLAIDYLYAFLRKICRENSAIFNVPHESLLNVGQVFYV